A genomic stretch from Patescibacteria group bacterium includes:
- a CDS encoding glycosyltransferase family 2 protein yields the protein MKISINIVTYNAIHYIDECLRSVLNQTFQDFKIIVVDNASADGTLEHIKKNYPNITVLQNFKNLGFAKANNQAIKFWDSEYVLLVNQDVILQPEFLERIVKTADTHPRYGSFGGKVIKINNESNNSETSGSKIIDTTGITASKARRFVDRGAGEQDTNKYNKQEMVFGISGSLVLYRRSALEEVKLRNNRARESYKFAVSFEYFEYFDEDFFMYKEDVDLAWRLQLAAWPALYVPTAESSHHRSGFGHAKANNLTTIRDRRRKSKIVNQYSFRNHWLMILKNDYFSNWILHLPWILFYEVKKFLYILFLETFTLRTIGQVFILLPSALAKRRQIKKIRKITARDIRPWFR from the coding sequence ATGAAAATATCAATAAATATTGTTACTTATAACGCTATCCATTATATTGATGAATGTTTAAGATCTGTTTTAAATCAAACTTTTCAAGATTTTAAAATAATCGTTGTTGACAACGCTTCAGCTGATGGGACACTGGAACATATTAAAAAAAATTATCCCAATATTACTGTTTTGCAAAATTTTAAAAATTTGGGTTTTGCCAAAGCTAATAACCAGGCGATTAAATTTTGGGATAGCGAATATGTACTGCTCGTTAACCAAGACGTTATATTGCAGCCAGAATTTTTAGAAAGAATAGTTAAAACAGCCGATACCCACCCTCGTTATGGCAGTTTTGGCGGTAAAGTAATAAAAATAAATAATGAATCAAATAATTCCGAAACGTCAGGGTCAAAAATTATCGACACTACTGGTATAACGGCAAGCAAAGCACGGCGATTTGTCGATCGTGGAGCCGGCGAGCAGGACACGAATAAATATAATAAACAGGAAATGGTTTTCGGTATTTCCGGCAGTCTTGTTTTGTATCGTCGATCCGCCTTGGAAGAAGTGAAGTTGCGTAATAATCGTGCCAGGGAAAGCTACAAATTTGCGGTAAGTTTTGAGTATTTCGAATACTTTGACGAAGATTTTTTTATGTACAAAGAGGACGTGGATCTGGCTTGGCGATTGCAGCTTGCTGCTTGGCCAGCATTGTATGTTCCGACGGCAGAAAGCTCTCATCACCGAAGCGGTTTTGGACACGCTAAAGCTAATAACTTAACAACTATTCGCGACCGACGACGTAAATCAAAAATAGTCAACCAATATTCTTTTCGCAATCATTGGTTGATGATTCTGAAAAATGATTATTTTAGTAACTGGATATTGCATCTGCCATGGATACTCTTTTATGAAGTAAAAAAGTTTTTGTATATTCTTTTTTTAGAAACATTTACACTGCGTACTATCGGTCAGGTTTTTATTCTCTTACCGTCAGCCTTAGCCAAACGTCGTCAAATAAAAAAAATCAGAAAAATAACGGCAAGAGATATCAGACCATGGTTTAGGTAA
- a CDS encoding glycosyltransferase family 2 protein codes for MASSNQNELRRNARFRFYEFIPGTLTWITIILAIFLSFVRPLWVIYFVIVFDLYWLFRVCYFIFYISLSWKNYRRDIRIDWQKKLEAEISDWRKIYHVIFLPTYNESIEVLRNTFSSLVQTKFPLDRFIVVLAGEERVGREAFTQKAEMIKKEFGDNFFRFIYTIHPVDLLDEVPGKGSNINYAGHEIKKIIDQELHIDYQDIIVSSFDIDTCAHTQYFSCLTYKYLTHPDRLKTSYQPIALYNNNIWQSDSITRISSFGTTFWLMTELMRPERLFTFSSHSMSWQMLVDVDFWEKDIVTEDSRIYLQGFLRYNGNYSVTPIFVPVSMTTVSCDSWWQSLKSLYKQQRRWAWGAEHIPYMLWHFKEKKKKNLIPFGARFRLIWNQIEGMYSWATVPILITILGRLPLYLTKGQEKATVLAQNAPFVMEKLMGLAMIGMFISIISNLLMLPPRPDQTPRHKYLIMVLQWVLLPITLILFGSIPAIDAQTRLMLGGKYRLGFWVSPKKHNL; via the coding sequence ATGGCATCTAGCAATCAAAACGAACTAAGACGCAACGCCAGATTTCGTTTTTACGAATTTATTCCCGGCACACTGACCTGGATAACGATTATTTTGGCAATATTTTTATCTTTTGTTCGGCCTCTTTGGGTTATTTATTTTGTTATCGTTTTTGATCTTTATTGGCTTTTTCGGGTCTGTTATTTTATTTTTTACATTTCTTTATCATGGAAAAACTATCGTCGGGATATCCGAATCGACTGGCAAAAAAAACTGGAAGCGGAAATTTCGGATTGGCGTAAAATCTACCATGTTATATTTTTGCCCACTTATAACGAATCAATTGAGGTTTTACGCAATACTTTTTCCAGTTTAGTGCAAACAAAATTTCCGCTTGATAGATTTATTGTTGTTTTAGCGGGAGAAGAACGCGTTGGCAGGGAAGCGTTTACTCAAAAAGCCGAGATGATAAAAAAAGAGTTTGGCGATAATTTTTTTCGTTTTATTTATACGATCCATCCAGTCGATCTGTTAGATGAAGTGCCGGGCAAAGGGTCGAATATCAACTACGCCGGTCATGAAATAAAAAAAATCATTGATCAAGAACTGCACATTGATTACCAAGACATTATTGTTTCTTCCTTTGATATTGACACTTGCGCTCATACCCAATACTTTTCCTGCCTTACTTACAAATACCTGACCCATCCTGACAGGTTGAAAACCAGCTATCAACCGATTGCTTTGTACAATAACAACATCTGGCAATCCGACTCGATAACCCGCATATCTTCTTTTGGTACAACTTTTTGGTTGATGACCGAATTGATGCGACCGGAAAGACTTTTTACCTTTTCCTCTCATTCAATGAGCTGGCAGATGCTGGTTGATGTTGATTTTTGGGAAAAAGATATTGTTACTGAAGACTCCAGGATTTATCTGCAAGGTTTCCTGCGTTATAACGGAAATTATTCGGTTACGCCGATTTTTGTTCCGGTATCAATGACTACCGTTTCTTGCGATTCTTGGTGGCAGAGTCTGAAAAGTTTATATAAACAACAGCGCCGCTGGGCTTGGGGCGCGGAACACATCCCGTACATGCTTTGGCATTTTAAAGAAAAAAAGAAAAAAAACCTAATACCATTTGGCGCCAGATTCCGTTTAATCTGGAATCAGATAGAAGGCATGTATTCTTGGGCGACTGTTCCGATACTTATTACTATTTTAGGACGTTTGCCGCTGTATCTGACAAAAGGACAGGAAAAAGCGACTGTTCTTGCTCAAAACGCCCCTTTTGTTATGGAAAAATTAATGGGGCTGGCAATGATCGGCATGTTTATTTCGATTATTTCCAATTTGCTTATGCTGCCACCCAGACCGGATCAGACGCCACGTCATAAATATTTGATCATGGTTTTACAATGGGTTTTGCTGCCGATCACTTTGATTTTATTCGGTTCGATACCGGCGATCGACGCCCAAACCCGTCTGATGCTCGGCGGTAAATATCGTTTGGGCTTCTGGGTTAGTCCCAAAAAACACAATTTATGA
- a CDS encoding pseudouridine synthase, with the protein MEQIRLQKFLSTAGVASRRAAEELIKNGKVKINGILAQIGQKINPDKDKVEVNDSLITAAEKMIYLVLNKPTDYTTTRSDRFASKTIYDLLPKDLKNKVWPIGRLDRDSCGLIILTNDGELTQRLTHPKFEHEKEYLVNFRGTLDEDKIAHLEKGVMFRGEKSAPCKAELLNKSEVKIILKEGRKRQIRDMLSAVHVHVTFLRRVREGRLTIDRVPVGKYKIISRKNII; encoded by the coding sequence ATGGAACAAATTAGATTACAAAAATTTCTTTCTACTGCCGGCGTCGCCTCCCGACGAGCTGCTGAAGAGCTGATAAAAAACGGCAAAGTCAAAATAAATGGCATCCTGGCGCAAATTGGTCAAAAAATCAATCCTGATAAAGATAAAGTTGAGGTAAATGATAGTTTGATTACCGCCGCGGAAAAAATGATTTATTTGGTTTTAAACAAGCCAACCGATTATACCACTACTCGGTCGGATCGTTTTGCCAGTAAAACGATTTATGATCTACTACCCAAAGATCTGAAAAATAAAGTTTGGCCGATCGGTCGTCTGGACCGTGACTCTTGCGGACTGATTATATTAACTAACGATGGTGAGCTGACACAACGTCTCACCCACCCCAAATTTGAGCACGAAAAAGAATACTTGGTAAATTTTCGTGGCACTTTGGACGAAGACAAGATTGCTCACCTGGAAAAAGGCGTGATGTTTCGCGGAGAGAAATCCGCTCCTTGCAAGGCAGAGTTGCTTAACAAAAGTGAAGTGAAAATAATCCTCAAAGAAGGTCGCAAACGACAGATTCGCGATATGCTCTCTGCCGTGCATGTGCATGTTACTTTTTTGCGTCGAGTCCGCGAAGGTAGGCTGACAATAGACAGAGTACCGGTAGGAAAATATAAGATAATTAGTAGAAAAAACATCATTTAA
- a CDS encoding macro domain-containing protein: protein MMHYVTGDATAPQGQGPSVIVHVCNDIGAWGAGFVLAISAKWSEPETQYRAWHKEGGSVPFELGATQIVAVEKNLWVANMIGQHKIKPRDGVPPVRYEAIKQCLNTVAIFAKEQKASVHMPRIGCGLAGGTWAEIGPIVEKTLVAQGVDVYVYDLPK, encoded by the coding sequence ATGATGCATTACGTAACTGGTGATGCGACTGCACCTCAAGGACAGGGACCAAGTGTTATCGTTCATGTTTGTAACGACATTGGTGCTTGGGGTGCGGGATTTGTCCTGGCGATATCCGCCAAATGGTCGGAACCCGAGACCCAATATCGGGCTTGGCACAAAGAAGGCGGTTCTGTCCCCTTTGAGCTAGGCGCGACGCAAATTGTCGCCGTGGAAAAAAATCTCTGGGTGGCAAACATGATCGGTCAGCACAAGATCAAACCGAGAGACGGTGTCCCGCCTGTCCGCTATGAAGCAATCAAGCAATGCCTGAATACCGTGGCGATTTTCGCGAAGGAACAAAAAGCTTCGGTCCACATGCCGCGTATCGGCTGCGGTCTGGCCGGTGGCACTTGGGCCGAAATCGGTCCAATCGTTGAAAAGACTCTTGTTGCGCAAGGCGTTGACGTCTACGTCTATGATTTACCAAAATAA
- a CDS encoding GIY-YIG nuclease family protein: protein MYHLYILKCSDQTLYTGITTDLERRVAEHRSSRLGAKYTRARRPIKLVYSRKFRNRSTASREEARIKKLPRADKLELIKSFK, encoded by the coding sequence ATGTACCACCTCTACATCCTCAAATGCTCCGACCAAACCCTCTACACCGGGATCACTACGGATCTGGAGCGGAGAGTCGCCGAGCACCGCAGCTCTAGACTTGGCGCCAAGTACACTCGCGCCCGCCGACCGATCAAACTGGTTTACTCTAGGAAATTTCGCAATAGATCCACGGCTTCGCGCGAGGAAGCTAGAATAAAGAAGTTGCCCAGAGCGGACAAACTGGAATTGATAAAAAGTTTTAAATAA
- a CDS encoding replication-associated recombination protein A, protein MDLFDQNLKKHAPLADRMRPENLADFAGQEHLLANGKVLKLALEADRVPSMVFWGPPGCGKTTLARIVAKMTNSDFIQFSAVSTGVKELREVVKKANDNAKLYNRKTILFIDEIHRWSKSQQDSLLPHIEDGTIILVGATTENPSFEINSALLSRCRVFVLEKLTGQNIADLIVRAIKDEEKGYGKLQIKVDAETIKYLAAMADGDARTAYNAIELAVTSQDQTKKIILDKDKIKDSLQRSHLLYDRAGEQHFNIISALHKSLRGSDADASLYWLGRMLEAGEDPLYVARRLVRFASEDIGMADPQALPQTVAAYQACHFIGMPECNVILAQAAVYLARAPKSNDLYIAYMEVQKDIKEGENDPVPLHLRNAPTKLMKGLGYGKDYKYNPNFGYAGDIQDYLPKRLKGKKYLK, encoded by the coding sequence ATGGATTTATTTGACCAAAATCTCAAAAAACATGCCCCTCTGGCCGACCGAATGCGGCCGGAGAATCTAGCCGACTTTGCCGGTCAGGAACACCTGCTCGCTAATGGTAAGGTGCTTAAACTCGCCCTAGAAGCCGATAGAGTGCCCTCTATGGTGTTTTGGGGTCCGCCTGGGTGTGGTAAGACCACTCTGGCGCGAATAGTGGCCAAGATGACCAACTCCGACTTTATCCAGTTTAGCGCTGTGTCCACCGGGGTCAAAGAACTGCGCGAGGTGGTGAAAAAAGCTAACGACAACGCTAAACTCTACAATCGCAAAACCATTCTCTTTATCGACGAGATCCATCGCTGGAGTAAATCGCAACAAGACTCGCTTCTGCCGCATATCGAAGACGGGACGATTATCCTAGTCGGAGCAACAACCGAGAATCCGTCTTTCGAGATAAACTCGGCGCTCCTATCCCGCTGCCGGGTTTTTGTCCTCGAAAAACTCACCGGCCAAAATATCGCCGATCTGATAGTCAGAGCAATCAAAGATGAAGAAAAAGGTTACGGCAAGCTCCAGATCAAGGTTGACGCCGAAACTATCAAATATCTCGCTGCCATGGCGGATGGTGACGCTCGCACCGCCTACAACGCTATTGAGCTAGCCGTCACCAGCCAAGACCAGACCAAAAAAATTATCCTAGATAAAGATAAAATCAAAGATTCGCTGCAGCGCTCGCATCTGCTGTACGATCGGGCAGGGGAGCAGCATTTCAATATAATATCTGCCCTACACAAAAGTCTGCGCGGGTCAGATGCCGACGCCAGTCTCTATTGGCTTGGTCGCATGCTTGAGGCCGGCGAAGATCCGCTCTATGTCGCGCGCCGTCTAGTGCGTTTTGCTTCCGAAGACATAGGTATGGCCGATCCGCAAGCGCTACCCCAGACCGTTGCCGCTTATCAAGCGTGTCATTTCATCGGTATGCCGGAGTGTAACGTGATCCTAGCCCAAGCCGCGGTGTACCTAGCCCGCGCGCCAAAAAGTAATGACCTCTATATAGCGTATATGGAAGTACAAAAAGATATCAAAGAGGGTGAAAACGACCCAGTGCCCTTGCATTTGCGCAACGCGCCGACTAAACTAATGAAGGGTCTAGGTTACGGTAAAGACTACAAATATAATCCCAATTTTGGATATGCCGGTGACATCCAGGACTATTTGCCGAAGAGGTTGAAGGGGAAGAAATATTTAAAGTAA